In Candidatus Omnitrophota bacterium, the genomic stretch CCATTATCATGAAACATAAACACCTCTCTGCCTTTGTCTGATAATTATAGCTACTGCCGATATCGCCAGAACAAAGATCAAAAGTATGAAGGCGCACCCATAAGCTATCCTTGCCTGCTCAACGGGGTTTGTCCCTTCTGTCATGAGCGCGTATATGTGGTAGGGCAGGGCCATAACCTCTGAAAAAATACTCCTGGGATACAAACGTGTATAAAAAGTTGCGGCAGTAAAAAGGATAGGTGCCGTCTCACCGGCAGCCCTGCCTACGCTTAGTATCACTCCTGTCAGCATACCAGGTAAGGCCGTGGGAATAATAATCTTCTTAACGGTCTGCCAATGCGACGCCCCAAGGGCAAGGGACGCTTCCCTTAAAGACTGGGGTACCGCGAATAACGATTCCTGGGCCGTTGAGATAATTCCCGGAAGTATCATCATGGCCAATGTCAGGCTGCCGGAAAGTATTGAAACGCCGAAACCAAAAAACTTGACAAATACGGCCAGGCCAAAGAGCCCAAACACCACGGACGGCACCCCGGCAAGATTATTGATGCTTGCCCTTATAATATTGACCGTAACATTTTTCGGGCTATATTCGCAAAGATACACGGCGCAGGCAATACCAAGCGGGAAAGCAAATAAGACTGCCCCGGAAGTAAGATAGACAGTACCTATAATCGCGGGGGCAATGCCGCCTTTTGTCATACCGTCTCTCGGAAGTTGAGTAAGGAACTCCCAAGATATAGCGCCGCAGCCTCTTATTGAAATAAAGTAAACAACGCTTCCAAGGAAAAAAATCGTAACAAGTATTGAAGCCATCAGAAAGGCGAATCCCAGTTTTTGGCTTATCTTCTTGTTCATCTGCCAAGCCCCAATCTAATCCTGAACCTTCTGCTGATTATCTCGGCAGCCGTATTAAAAACAAGTGTCATCAAAAACAATATGATACCAATAGCAAACAACGCGTGATAATGTCCGCTGCCTATTACTGCCTCACCCATTTCAGCGGCAATAGTTGACGTCATGGGCCTTACAGGCTGAAAAAACGTCATTGGAATAACAGCGGCGCCGCCTGTTACCATAAGAACTGTCATGGTTTCGCCCGCGGCCCTGCTTATTCCCAATATAACGGCTGTTGATATGCCTGACCCCGCCGCCGGAATAATAACCCTTATAAGCGTCTGCCACCTATTAGCCCCCAGGGCAAAGGACGCTTCTCTAAAACTTCTCGGTACATAATTTAAAGCATCTTCGGCTATACTGCAAACCGTGGGCGTAGCCATAATCCCCAAAACCAGGCTCCCGGTAAAGGCGCATAAACCTACCGGCAGATTAAAGACATTTTGCAGAAAAGGCGCCACAATCGTCATACCAAAAAAACCATACACGATTGAAGGTATGCCTGCTAACAGCTCTATTGCCGGTTTGAGCGCCGATTTTTGCGCGGGCGTAGCAAGTTCATATATGTAAAGAGCGCTGCCTATGCCTAAAGGTACGCATATAAAAAGCGCGCCGACAGTGACCCATACAGAGGCAAGAATAAGCGGCAATATTCCAAAATCAGGGGGCTCATACGTAGGATACCAGTATTTTCCAAAAACAAAATCAACGGCAGAAACGTGCCGGAATACGGGCAGGCCTTCCTTAAAAAGGACCACGGTAATACCAACTAAAAATAATAATGATGCGTACGCAAGCGCCGCGAATACCGTTTTATATATGCCTTCCTTTAATTGTCTGAATTTCATCGTTTATCGCCGTCTG encodes the following:
- the pstA gene encoding phosphate ABC transporter permease PstA, whose translation is MNKKISQKLGFAFLMASILVTIFFLGSVVYFISIRGCGAISWEFLTQLPRDGMTKGGIAPAIIGTVYLTSGAVLFAFPLGIACAVYLCEYSPKNVTVNIIRASINNLAGVPSVVFGLFGLAVFVKFFGFGVSILSGSLTLAMMILPGIISTAQESLFAVPQSLREASLALGASHWQTVKKIIIPTALPGMLTGVILSVGRAAGETAPILFTAATFYTRLYPRSIFSEVMALPYHIYALMTEGTNPVEQARIAYGCAFILLIFVLAISAVAIIIRQRQRGVYVS
- the pstC gene encoding phosphate ABC transporter permease subunit PstC, whose amino-acid sequence is MKFRQLKEGIYKTVFAALAYASLLFLVGITVVLFKEGLPVFRHVSAVDFVFGKYWYPTYEPPDFGILPLILASVWVTVGALFICVPLGIGSALYIYELATPAQKSALKPAIELLAGIPSIVYGFFGMTIVAPFLQNVFNLPVGLCAFTGSLVLGIMATPTVCSIAEDALNYVPRSFREASFALGANRWQTLIRVIIPAAGSGISTAVILGISRAAGETMTVLMVTGGAAVIPMTFFQPVRPMTSTIAAEMGEAVIGSGHYHALFAIGIILFLMTLVFNTAAEIISRRFRIRLGLGR